The window CCGTTCTGATCGAACATTCTCGGAAACCGCGTCACGAAACCGCGTGAGACGCATCTCTCCTGACAGGAAACGCGACCCCCGCGTCACCGCAGACCCGAGAGGCCACGCAGATCGTGAGCGATGTCACCCGTGAACCGCAGCGCGCCCTGAACAGCGCCGTCGACGACGAGGATTGGGATCGCGTGACCGCGCTGATCGCCGGGCACTGGTCGGCGCTCATCCTCAACGACGCTCCCGCGCTCCTGCGCGCGTTGGAACGGCTTCCCGCAGCCACGCTCGCCGCACAGCCTCGTTACCTCGCCGCGCGCACCTACCTGCGCCACCTCTCCGACGGGGCAGGCAGGGTGCACCGCTATCGGCACTCCACCTTCGAACGGCCGACGGCGCTGCTCGACGTGCTCGTGGAGCACACCAGCCGCGCGGCCGCCGAGCGCAGCGCCGGCCACGTCGCTGCGGCCGTCGCGCACGTCGAACGGGCCCGCGACGCGCTCCGCAACGCCTCGATCGAGGCGGCGGAGGCTACCCAATCCGCCCTCCCCCACCTGCACGCCCAGTGGGCCCGGGTACGCGAGTTCGCCGGACAGATCGAGCAGGCGGTCACCGAGTATCAGGATGCGTACGACCTCGCCGTCCTGCTGCAGGACGACCTCATCCGCGCGTCGGCAGCAGCCTCACTCGCCGGTATCCACGCGCTCGCGGGACACAGCTCCGCGGCCGCCTACTGGTCGCGCATCGCCGCGCCCGGCTCGCTGGGGACGACCGCGGCGAAGTACGAGGTGCCGGCCCGTGTCGCTCAGGCGCTGCGCGAACACGACCGGCTGCAGTTCGATGCGGCGCAGCGCACTCTCGCCGCGATCGACCCTGCGACGCTCGGGGAGCACTGGGCCCACGTGCTGCACACGAAGGCGCGGATCACGTCCGCGGAGGATGCGTCCGCTCTGCTCACCGAGATCGACGTCGCCGCCACTGCGCACCCGGGCCCGCTGAGCGAGGCGGGCTTGGCGGGAGAGCTGGTGGCGTGTGCCCGGATCGATCTGTTGCTGCGGCGGGGAGATCTCCTGCGCGCGACGGCGGTGCTCGAGCGGGCCGAGGAGGCGCTCGCCCGCGGGTCGCGCGTCGACGGGTTCGATCTGTGGCCGGCGGAGCCGGGTCACCTCACCCTCGCGCGGGCGCGGGTGGAGTCCGCATCCGGTCAGCATCGTCGCGCCCTCACCACGCTCACTCCGCTGGTGGAGCAGGCGGCAGCGAGCCCACGCCTGCTGATCGAGACCTTGATGACGGCTGCGACGGCCTGCCTGCATCTCGAAGAGCCCGAGAACGCCGCGGGCGCGATGCGTCACGCCCTGCGCCTCGCCCGTGAGTACGATCTCGCCGCCAGCCTCTCGACGGTCGGGCGCCGCGACTTCATCCGGCTGATCGAGACGGCAGCACTGGGAGACGACGATCTCATCGCCCTCGTGCAGCAGACCGCCCGCTTCCCTGACGCCGCGTCCGCGCCTCAGCTGACGGCCCGGGAGCGCGCGGTACTGCGGGAGCTGGCCACCGGCGCCACCACCGCCCAGATCGCAGAACGGCTGTTCGTCAGCCCCAACACGGTCAAGACGCAGCTGAGCAGCGCCTATCGCAAGCTGGGCGTGGCGTCACGCAAGGAGGCGGAGGCCGCCGTACGGCGCCTCGGATTGAGCTGACCCACGGCGGGAGGCGTCATCGGCCCATGACCTGTGTGAGCACCCACCCGCCGGCCAGGAGGAAGGGAGCCGCCGCGGCGACCGCCACCAGACCGATCACACCGATCCAGCCGAGCACGACCAGCGCGAGCGCTGTCCCTCCGCCACCCCGGCGCAGCGGCGGGCGGAGGGACAGCGTGCGGAGGTTCTCGGTGGTCATGTCTCAAGCGTGACAAGCCGCCGCATCCGTGACATCCGTCGGGAGGATGTTTCACATCATCCCCGAGGACTATTCACCCGGCGCGGTTCACACCGTGCGCGGCATCGTGCCCCGCCACGGGCGGCGGGTCGGAGCGGGGGCGGCATGAAACGACGCCTCGACCCAGTTCTCGAGCTTCCAGGTCGGCACGCGGAAGATGCGCGCGACGAGCACGACCGGATGCCCCGCCTCGACGACCGCCGCGACGGCGAACTGCTGCAGCGAATCGAATGTGCGGCCCGC is drawn from Microbacterium binotii and contains these coding sequences:
- a CDS encoding LuxR C-terminal-related transcriptional regulator, whose translation is MSDVTREPQRALNSAVDDEDWDRVTALIAGHWSALILNDAPALLRALERLPAATLAAQPRYLAARTYLRHLSDGAGRVHRYRHSTFERPTALLDVLVEHTSRAAAERSAGHVAAAVAHVERARDALRNASIEAAEATQSALPHLHAQWARVREFAGQIEQAVTEYQDAYDLAVLLQDDLIRASAAASLAGIHALAGHSSAAAYWSRIAAPGSLGTTAAKYEVPARVAQALREHDRLQFDAAQRTLAAIDPATLGEHWAHVLHTKARITSAEDASALLTEIDVAATAHPGPLSEAGLAGELVACARIDLLLRRGDLLRATAVLERAEEALARGSRVDGFDLWPAEPGHLTLARARVESASGQHRRALTTLTPLVEQAAASPRLLIETLMTAATACLHLEEPENAAGAMRHALRLAREYDLAASLSTVGRRDFIRLIETAALGDDDLIALVQQTARFPDAASAPQLTARERAVLRELATGATTAQIAERLFVSPNTVKTQLSSAYRKLGVASRKEAEAAVRRLGLS